Proteins encoded together in one Thermoplasmata archaeon window:
- a CDS encoding helix-turn-helix domain-containing protein, whose protein sequence is MDSDRSRRAASPPSGTDACDGTDGRSLCPVLAAVGVIGTEWRLAIVHRLLEGPQRFSEILKSNARLNAKTLSATLKFLESQGVVQRTVVSTRPFSVVYSLTEMGLGLAPAARELRAWGERWLLPRHNATSRAPTRRTPAIQGELPRIVVADTETPRSR, encoded by the coding sequence ATGGACTCCGATCGATCCCGACGGGCCGCGAGCCCGCCGTCCGGTACCGACGCCTGCGACGGCACGGACGGTCGGAGCCTGTGCCCGGTGCTCGCCGCCGTCGGGGTGATTGGAACCGAGTGGCGGCTCGCGATCGTGCATCGCCTTCTCGAGGGACCTCAGCGGTTCAGCGAGATCCTGAAGTCGAATGCGCGCCTGAACGCGAAGACGCTCAGCGCGACGCTCAAGTTCCTCGAGTCGCAGGGCGTCGTGCAGCGAACCGTCGTCAGCACGCGTCCCTTCTCGGTCGTCTACTCGCTGACCGAGATGGGCCTCGGACTCGCTCCGGCCGCGCGCGAGCTGCGCGCCTGGGGAGAGCGCTGGCTGCTGCCGCGCCACAATGCCACCTCGCGCGCGCCAACGCGGCGGACCCCGGCGATCCAGGGCGAGCTGCCCCGTATCGTCGTGGCGGACACGGAGACGCCTCGCTCGCGGTGA
- a CDS encoding luciferase family protein, whose translation MMPRRPDLASRLEGQLRSLPGIEPRRSRWGRGPAYGIGGREIVHFHGRFEVDVRVTREFVGDCLRAGPPDTRLSFRRHGSDWVAVRLRSPQDLALARELCEEAVRRNQ comes from the coding sequence ATGATGCCGCGTCGGCCGGACCTGGCGAGCCGTCTTGAGGGTCAGCTGCGCTCGCTACCGGGGATCGAGCCCCGCCGCTCACGATGGGGACGCGGTCCGGCGTACGGGATCGGTGGGCGCGAGATCGTGCATTTCCACGGGCGATTCGAGGTCGACGTGCGCGTGACACGCGAGTTCGTCGGTGACTGTCTCCGCGCCGGGCCCCCGGATACCCGCCTGAGCTTCCGCCGGCATGGCTCCGACTGGGTCGCCGTGCGGTTACGATCCCCGCAGGACCTCGCCCTCGCGCGGGAGCTCTGCGAAGAGGCGGTCCGCAGGAATCAGTGA
- a CDS encoding DUF4147 domain-containing protein: protein MIGAFPWDPFPPGEPDPKGPDPVHAVAYRAAVTAADAYHAVRLALRRESGTLRVGNRFVPDGRYREVGFLAAGNAANSMALGALHALGDRLTQGFLAGPEPIPPELPFQGVTVPPGLPGTREAEEVVLAAHEIAAGLGAQDLFLVLLSPGALGALATPPPGLDPAGFRALLTDAFARGASGREIGLLARVLGRGAVGGRLPSLVPEADTTTLLVERGDGAAVLGGGPMRPIADADRAEVRAVVERIGLGGSWPAAAGKDAASTPPPGDRFPRPVVVASPSDALRAASDAVFEKGWSVRLGFLEMHEPPDAAARRLLERSEELLATERLGPESRTKGVATFAMASLGLPEGVDEGPALATFLGVARSQLRRREGSVGLFRTGGDIGTPLANPLPDGPLYPPGAVIGAPTDPEATVAPDRARGLRMRRGITDVGCLALVLYPKPESRGTPA from the coding sequence GTGATCGGAGCGTTCCCGTGGGACCCGTTCCCGCCCGGCGAGCCGGATCCGAAAGGACCGGACCCGGTGCACGCGGTCGCGTACCGGGCCGCCGTGACGGCGGCCGACGCCTACCACGCGGTCCGCCTCGCGCTCCGCCGCGAGTCGGGAACGTTGCGGGTCGGCAACCGCTTCGTCCCGGACGGACGCTACCGCGAGGTCGGGTTCCTCGCGGCCGGTAACGCCGCGAACTCGATGGCCCTCGGCGCGCTGCACGCGCTGGGGGACCGCCTCACCCAGGGCTTCCTCGCCGGACCGGAGCCGATCCCGCCGGAGCTGCCGTTCCAGGGCGTCACCGTCCCGCCGGGACTCCCCGGAACTCGCGAGGCGGAGGAGGTCGTGCTCGCCGCGCACGAGATCGCCGCGGGACTTGGCGCGCAGGACCTCTTCCTCGTCCTGTTGTCGCCGGGAGCGCTGGGCGCGCTCGCGACCCCGCCGCCGGGCCTCGACCCTGCCGGCTTCCGGGCCCTCCTGACCGACGCGTTCGCGCGCGGAGCCTCCGGTCGCGAGATCGGCCTGCTGGCGCGCGTGCTCGGGCGGGGAGCGGTCGGCGGCCGCCTGCCCTCGCTCGTTCCCGAGGCCGACACGACAACTCTCCTGGTCGAACGGGGTGATGGGGCGGCCGTGCTCGGGGGTGGACCGATGCGGCCGATCGCGGATGCGGATCGGGCCGAGGTGCGCGCGGTCGTCGAGCGGATCGGCCTCGGTGGTTCGTGGCCCGCAGCGGCCGGGAAGGACGCGGCCTCGACACCGCCCCCGGGGGACCGGTTCCCCCGGCCCGTGGTCGTCGCCAGCCCATCGGACGCGCTGCGCGCGGCTTCCGACGCGGTCTTCGAGAAGGGATGGAGCGTGCGGCTCGGATTCTTGGAGATGCATGAGCCGCCCGACGCGGCGGCCCGCAGGCTGCTCGAGCGGTCCGAGGAGCTCCTCGCCACCGAGCGACTCGGCCCGGAGAGCCGCACCAAGGGCGTGGCGACGTTCGCGATGGCGAGCCTCGGCCTCCCCGAGGGGGTCGACGAGGGTCCGGCGCTCGCGACGTTCCTCGGGGTGGCCCGCTCGCAGCTCCGTCGACGGGAGGGGAGCGTCGGGCTGTTCCGCACCGGCGGCGACATCGGGACGCCGCTCGCGAACCCGCTCCCCGACGGACCGCTCTACCCTCCGGGCGCCGTGATCGGCGCCCCGACCGATCCGGAGGCGACGGTCGCGCCCGACCGGGCCCGGGGACTTCGGATGCGTCGGGGAATCACCGACGTCGGCTGCCTGGCGCTCGTGCTGTACCCCAAGCCCGAGTCCCGGGGCACCCCGGCCTGA